The Sinorhizobium fredii genome contains the following window.
CCCCAATAAAAATCGATCAACGCCAAGGACAAAGGGAACAAAAATGAGGAAACTGATCACAGCCACCCTGCTCGCCACGCTGATGGCCGGCAGCGCGCTTGCTGATACCAAGCTGAAGCTCGTCGAGGTCATCACCAGCCCCGAGCGCACCGAAACGCTGAAGTCGATCGTCGCCAAATTCGAGGCGGCGAATCCCGGCACCACTGTCGAGATCATCTCGCTGCCCTGGGGCGAAGCCTTCCAGAAATTCGCAACGATGGTCTCGGCGGGCGAAATCCCGGACGTCATGGAAATGCCGGACACCTGGCTGTCGCTCTACGCCAATAACGGCATGCTGGAGAGCCTCGAACCCTACCTCGCCAAGTGGGAGCACACGCCAGGCCTCACCGAGCGCGCCCTAGAACTCGGCCGCGACGTCAACGATACCGCCTATATGCTGCCCTACGGCTTCTATCTCCGGGCGATGTTCTACAACAAGAAACTGCTCTCGGAAGCCGGCGTTGCCGAGCCGCCGAAGACCATGGACGACTTCGTCAAGGCGTCGGAAGCGATCTCCAAGCTGCCCGGCAAATCCGGCTACTGCCTGCGCGGCGGCCCGGGCGGCCTCAATGGTTGGGTGATGTTCGGCGCCACCATGGCCGGCGACAACACCTTCTTCAAGGAGGACGGCACCTCGACGATGAACAGCGAGGGCTGGATCAAGGGCCTCACCTGGGTGATCGACCTCTACAAAAAGGGTCTGGCGCCGAAGGACAGCGTCAACTGGGGCTTCAACGAAATCGTCGCCGGCTTCTATAGCGGCACCTGCGCCTTCCTCGACCAGGATCCGGACGCGCTGATCGCCATCGCCCAGCGCATGAAGCCGGAGGATTTCGGCGTCACCACCATGCCCAAGGGCCCGAGCGGCAAGGCCTTCACGACGATCGGCTTCGCCGGCTGGTCGATGCTTTCGGCAAGCCAGAACAAGGACCTCTCCTGGAAGCTGATCGAGACGCTCGAAGGGCCGGAAGGCAACATCGAGTGGAACAAGCGCACCGGCGCGCTGCCGGTCCACAAGTCCGCAGAGAAGGACCCCTTCTATTCGGGCCCGCAGTTCAAGGGCTGGTTCGACGAACTGGCCGACAAAGACGTCGTGCTGACCGTCATGCCGACCTACCTCGAGGAATTCGCCTTCTTCAAGGATTCACTCGCCATCAAGACGAGCCAGGAAGCGCTCCTCGGCGACATCACGCCGGAAGAGCTCGCCAATCAATGGGCGGACTACCTGACCAAGGCACAGCAGAAATATCTGGCCAACAAGAAGTGATCCGACATGAAGGGCGACAGGGTCGCCTGCCGCCCTTCATCAACATGGACTGCGCCCGCCCGCGGGGCGGCCAGGAGGAACTCCGATCGATGGATTATGCCGCACGCCAACAGCGCCAGTCCGCAAGCCGCCGGCCGCTGATGAAGCGCATCGCGGACGCATCGGCGCCCTATCTTTACAGTGCGCCGGCGCTGATCCTGATCGTCACGGTGATGCTGGTGCCGCTGGTGCTCGGCGTCTCCTATGCGTTCCGCGACGTGCAGCTCCTCAATCCCTTCTCCGGCGCCTTCATTGGACTCGATCATTTTCGGGCGCTCTCTCAAGACCAGGCCTTTTTCCGCTCGCTGCGCAACACGCTCTGGTGGACCGGTGCATCCGTTCTTCTTCAGTTTGCCTTTGGATTGATTCTGGCGCTGCTGCTCGACAAACCGTTTCGCGGCCGCGCCATCGCCCAGGCGCTCGTCTTCCTGCCCTGGGCGGTGCCGAGCTTCCTTGCCGGCCTCAACTGGGCCTGGCTCTTCAACCCGGTCGTCGGGCCGCTGCCGCACTGGCTCTATGCGCTCGGGATCATGAGCCAGCCGGCGAACATCTTGTCGGATCCGCAGCTTGCCATGTGGGGACCGATCGTCGCCAATATCTGGTGGGGCATTCCCTTCTTCGCAATTACCCTGCTTGCCGCCCTGCAGGCGATCCCGCGCGACCTCTACGAAGCGGCGAGCATAGACGGCGCCGGCGCCTTTCAGCGCTTCCTGTCGATCACCCTGCCTTTCCTCGCGCCGACGATCGCAATCACCATTCTGTTGCGCACCGTCTGGATCTCGAACTTCGCCGACTTGATCATCGTCATGACCAATGGCGGTCCGGCCGACCGGACCCAGATCGTCGCCAGCTACATCTTCACCCAGGCCTTCAAGCGGCTCGATTTCGGCTACGCCTCGGCGATCGCGCTGGTGCTCCTGGCGCTGCTGCTGGCCTATTCGCTGCTGATCGTCATCCTGCGGCAATGGCTCCTGAGCAAGGATTGAACCGATGCGCGTCAAGTCAGCCCTCCTCACCGTCGCGCACCGCCTTGCGATCGTGACCTATATTGCCTTTGCCCTCTTTCCACTCTTCTGGCTGCTGAAGGTCGCGGTGACGCCCAACGACCTGCTCTATTCCGAAGGCATCCGCCTCTGGCCGTCGCGCGCCAGCCTCGAGCACTTCGACTTCGTGCTGCGGCACAGCGCCTTTCCGGTTTTCTTTCGCAACAGCCTGATCGTCTCCGGCTCGACGGCGGTCGTCGTGACGATCCTTGCCTCGCTTTCCGGCTATGCGCTGTCGCGTTTCCGCTTCCGCGGCAAATACTGGCTGGTGACGCTGATGCTTTTGACGCAGATGTTCCCACTGGTCATGCTCGTCGCGCCGATCTTCAAGATCCTCTCGCCGCTCGGGCTCACCAACAGCCTGACGGGCCTCGTCATCGTCTACAGCGCCTTCAACGTGCCCTTCGCCACCTTCCTGATGCAGTCCTTCTT
Protein-coding sequences here:
- a CDS encoding ABC transporter substrate-binding protein — encoded protein: MRKLITATLLATLMAGSALADTKLKLVEVITSPERTETLKSIVAKFEAANPGTTVEIISLPWGEAFQKFATMVSAGEIPDVMEMPDTWLSLYANNGMLESLEPYLAKWEHTPGLTERALELGRDVNDTAYMLPYGFYLRAMFYNKKLLSEAGVAEPPKTMDDFVKASEAISKLPGKSGYCLRGGPGGLNGWVMFGATMAGDNTFFKEDGTSTMNSEGWIKGLTWVIDLYKKGLAPKDSVNWGFNEIVAGFYSGTCAFLDQDPDALIAIAQRMKPEDFGVTTMPKGPSGKAFTTIGFAGWSMLSASQNKDLSWKLIETLEGPEGNIEWNKRTGALPVHKSAEKDPFYSGPQFKGWFDELADKDVVLTVMPTYLEEFAFFKDSLAIKTSQEALLGDITPEELANQWADYLTKAQQKYLANKK
- a CDS encoding carbohydrate ABC transporter permease; the protein is MDYAARQQRQSASRRPLMKRIADASAPYLYSAPALILIVTVMLVPLVLGVSYAFRDVQLLNPFSGAFIGLDHFRALSQDQAFFRSLRNTLWWTGASVLLQFAFGLILALLLDKPFRGRAIAQALVFLPWAVPSFLAGLNWAWLFNPVVGPLPHWLYALGIMSQPANILSDPQLAMWGPIVANIWWGIPFFAITLLAALQAIPRDLYEAASIDGAGAFQRFLSITLPFLAPTIAITILLRTVWISNFADLIIVMTNGGPADRTQIVASYIFTQAFKRLDFGYASAIALVLLALLLAYSLLIVILRQWLLSKD
- a CDS encoding carbohydrate ABC transporter permease, with protein sequence MRVKSALLTVAHRLAIVTYIAFALFPLFWLLKVAVTPNDLLYSEGIRLWPSRASLEHFDFVLRHSAFPVFFRNSLIVSGSTAVVVTILASLSGYALSRFRFRGKYWLVTLMLLTQMFPLVMLVAPIFKILSPLGLTNSLTGLVIVYSAFNVPFATFLMQSFFDGIPKDLEEAAMIDGATQFVAFRQIILPLTLPGIAATLGFVFTAAWSELLFSLMLISGNDQATFPVGLLSFVSKFSVDFGQMMAAGVLALIPACLFFLLIQRYLVQGLTAGAVKG